In the Diospyros lotus cultivar Yz01 chromosome 13, ASM1463336v1, whole genome shotgun sequence genome, tcttcttcttttaaGCCGGCGGAGAAAGGTTTCAGCGGCAAGAGGCGGCGACGACGAATTTCAATGATGAGGTGCATCGAGACATATGGCGGCAAGAGAAAAGTGGTTAAAGGAAGATGGCTAGAGAAGAAGAGATCTGAtggcaagaaagaaagaagaaagcaagaaaaagaaggttTCAAAGAGAAGAGAGTGGGTTTCTCGGGTTTGGGGGAGAGTGGGTCTTGGGCAGAGAGAGAAACAGACacgaagagaagaagagggtgGAAAATACATGTGTAAAGTtgatatgtatgtgtatatatatatatatatgttaaataatatatttataaaatatatatttttgtgtgttgatttttaagtttgtttagttttatttatttattatacaaaataaagTTGTGGGACTGATACAtgaatatgtaattttattttattattttaaattatattatttttgatacTTGTAGTGAAACTTGTAATTATATTCCACTTgttattgaattttttgatacaatcttattatttataatcaaattatgtaattatcaattaatgttttttatttttatttttatatttttttgtcaagttaatttatttatttataaaaaaaatgttataagatttatgaaatttaaaatgtataattttttaataatatattaatattaaataattttaatttataaataattaaatttattaaattaaatatcattaaaaaaattattcttaaaatttcaaacaaaacgtgttttttaactttttattttaaaaaataattttttaaaatgataaataaaatgtattttaaattttttgaaaataaattattaaaataaaaaattaaaaataaattcaaaactcaaaattgaaaattaaaacgtaaagagaaacaaataagaatttgaaaacAGATTGTTTTCTTCTCCCTTGCCAAATGCACTACCCAGAGTAAGGCTACTGAATACTACAAATGACAAGTTGAAGCCATTTACATGCTTGGAACGAAAACGCAAAGCACACTTGGGTGCACAAGTTGCTTGCAAGTGTTCGTTAAAGACTCGGAATAAAGAAGCAAATAATAATAGCATAAAACTACCATCCAACAATTAGTTTGTACTGCAAATCTCACAGATAGAGCATGTACAAACAATTTATTGCAGACTGGTAGAACCTGAAAGCATAGTTGTTGGGGTTGCCCGGTTCAGAATTCTACTCTCTTTCGATCTGAATTGTTACATGACTAATATTGTACTCCCTTCTTATATAGTCTACGACCTTGTCTAACACCATGTCAGCATCCGCATCCAGCTTGATTTTCACGTGGCAAGCCAACAATACCTTCCCTACAGTAATTGCCCATATATGCAGTTCATGGATGGCCACTACCTCTTCCATCTCACACAGTCCCTTCTCAAGCTGTCTTGCATCGATCTCTCTAGGCGTGCTCTCCATCAGGACCTCCAAAATGTTCCGCAGCATCCTAATTGTCGTGTACAGCACTATTACGGAGAATATTAGTGTGCATATCAGATCTATAAATTTCCACTGGGGTTTATACCAGATAATTGCCCCGCCAATCATGACACCAACACTCTGGATCGAGTCTCCTATAACATGAAGATAAGCTCCCTGCACATTTATATTTCTTTCCGTGTTCTCTCTAACACTACTGTCTATCAGAGGCTGTGAGAGATCTGCTTCGCGAAGGATGTGATGGTGTTCCATATGCTGCTTGGAATGACCCTCATCATGGTGATGTATATCGATGTTCACTGTCTGGCTGTGTATGTTATGACCAGTTTCCTCATGGTCATGATCACGATGAGCACCCTTCCCATGGTCCTGCCCAGAGTGTCCATGATCGTGACCATgaccatggccgcggccatgacTATGATCAGGACCCAGTACAAAAGCCATAATGACATTAACCACTAAGCCAAACGCAGAGACAACAAACATAAGGAGGCCCTTAACTTCCCCTGTTCCACTGATGAGTCTAGCAATGGCTTCATAACCAAGGATCCCTGTAAGAAGCCATATTATCTGAATAGAAACCAATGTCCCAAGTATTTCAATTCTGAAAAAACCATATGACTGCCGTGGAGTTGCTTCCCATCCTGATGCCCACAATGAGAACAAGGAGATTGCAAAAGCTGCAACGTCTGATAATAAGTGAGCTGCATCTGTCAAAATTGCAAGACTGTTAGCCTTAATACCTCCAGCAACTTCTACACTCATAAAAATGATACACATCACAACTGCAATCCAGAGTTTCCTCATCGATGCTGAACGCTCTTTTGCATCTTGGGAACTGGCTTTTGCATCTGAGAATCCACACGCTACTTCCCTGCAGACCTTATTCCCACCATAACCCTTCTCCACGGCAGGCATATCTGCTGAAACTTCAATTCTATGCCCATGATATTTAGAATTCTGTGGCTCCATCTGAAGAGTAACAGTACCATAACAACTAAATCAAAGCTTATAATTTTCATTGAATAAAACAGTGTTGATTATTTGCCATGAGTCATTTCTGAGACTGTAGTGTGTAATTGAAAGGCAAATTATAATGTATATCACCATCTAAAATGTGGCACCAATTATacaagagataaagaagaagaggttAACCATGACATCATGTCCAATCCTCAAAATTGGTCATATGAACATTGCACATCATCATTCTCCAACTACTAAactttgaacatatatatatagtttattttCTCATCATTCTCTCCAGTTTATGTAGTTTCACTAGTAATATGCAATCCACAGCAGGGACATGAAAAGGAAAACATTgtaatcacaaaacaaaaacaaaccaaaGTAGTGGATTTGAAGTTACATGAAGATGAAAGTGCTGGGTATTGAGTCTGTATATTCAAAAACTTACAGGGTGTTAATTAACTGAAAAGAAACTTACATGACAGTGTGCTCATCTTCACGTAATCTCATTACTCAAGACTCAATACAGAGCTTATCCTCATCTTCAAAAACTAGCTTCAGGAAACTTAATTCAATAGTCATATGCAATCCGGCTTATGTTCAAAAACTAGCTTCAGGAAACTTAATTCTGCACCATAACAATGTAGTTCTACTCCTATTTGCTACTTTTTCATCCAGAGAAGGGTGTTAACTTGGTGCTTATCAGTAAAATATAGCAATTGATATCAGCATAACAAAGTAACGAACTAAGAGTTCAATATCCACATAAGCTGCACAcacttgtaaaaattttaactcATATGCTTGGCATCATAAATAAAGGTGCATAATGATATTTCAGAAACAAGTATACTCAAAGCATAGGCCACTTATGCATGTCAATAACTCTGTCAACACGCAACTCATGTAGCACTTGGTACTTAGAAATGAGAATAGATACTTGCAAGCATAAACCTTCAACAAAAGGGAACTTTTAAAAGAGTGACAGGGGGAAGACCATCATCAACTTCCAGTAAGTGAGAGTTTGCAACAACTGGTAGATTTCAGAATAGCACAGAACCTAGGAAATATGTTTTGGAAATATCTTTTGCAATATGCACATACTGCAGCATGTTCAATTTTACACTCGATCTATTTCCTGGATTTTTTTTCCATAGATGGTGGTCCATCAGACATATCATCTTTAAAGAGATATGAATGACTCCTAAAGAGAGTAAggtaaaaggaaagaaagaaaaaaagaaaatggaaggaaggaacaaaaaataaagaataaaacaaGAATGAGATAAACTAggctaaaagaaaaaagacacaTCCTCAACCAAATGAAGCCACTGCAACAACATTGTCATAGCAACCTTTGTGAATAGAAAACATAATGCTTACCAAAATGATCCAATAATAAGAACATAGAAATGACAAAGAGATAAATAAGTCCACTAAGCTCCAGACACATACAGATATGCAAAGTTCTGTGCAGTCTCAGTGCTACTGCAAAACCTATTTTATTTCCCAGCCTTTGTCaattaatgttatatatattttcttttcttcttcttgatgaCAAGAAACCTCTCCAAGGCAAGCCCATGTTGCACCCAACCCAGCAATCTGTCTTCACATGTAACCACTCGTAGTAAATGAACCTTAAGTGCACCAAGTGGATTCAGATCTAAGACCCTGTGAGCTAAGGATTGATCCTAGAGTTCAGCAACTTCTCCATAGGGCTACCTATATAGgtaaaattataatgttttgtgGTGCTGAGAAGCGGTTAGAATACTTTACGCAATGAACACGTTCTGTTATGAGGTAATCTACAATTTCAAGGTGAACTTGGCATTTAAGTTACATATTTTGTATTGTTACTGTTTCCTTCTGTTATGCGTGAAAATACTGAAGAGCGATGCAAGCCTGGCAGCTTGAAAAAGTGCCATGTGGCGACCTGAGGAAGCGCCACGCGGCGGAAGGAGGCCACCCAGGGGCGCGGGCGCGGGCGCGCCTAGCGCGACCCTCCGCGCTCGCCCGGCCAAGCAGCGTGCGGCGCAGGCGCAGCTGGGCGTGCGCACGGCTGCGggcgcgcagccgcgcgcgccCCCCTGCACAAAGGCGACCGCGCGCATTTGCGCGCGGTCCTCCCccgagagagggtcactcgggggtgaggtACCCCCGAGTGCCCCCACCCGGGGGCGCCCAGCCGCGCGGGCGCAGCTGGGCGTGCgcacggccgcgcgcgcgcagccGCGCGCATTTGCGCGCGGCCCTCCCCccgagagagggtcactcgggggtgaggtACCCCCGAGTGCCCCCACCCGGGGGCGCCCAGCTGCGCGGGCGCAGCTGGGCGTGCGCACGACCGGGcgcgcgcagccgcgcgcgcccctgcacaagggcggccgcgcgcatttgcgcgcggtcctcccccccgagagagggtcactcgggggtgaggtACCCCCGAGTGCACCCCCCCCCCCTGCGCACAGGCGGCCCCGCGCGCCCTTGCCGGCAGGCGGCCGGGCACATCTTGCTCGCGGCCGCCCGCGCACGCAGCCGCCCGCGGGCGCAGCCGCTCACACGGACAGCCTCCCGCGCGCGCCCTCGCGCACGCCCCCCTTTCGCACCCGGTTCCGTGCACTTGCGCGCGCGACCCCTCGTGCTCTCCTTGCCTGCACTCATGCAAACCCCCGGGTGAGGGTCACCCAAGGCGCCGCACTGACAGCCACGTGCCACGTGCCCCCTATCCTTGCACCACCGCCTCCAAGAAAGTCGGCCTAAGACTATTCTCGCGAGACTTGGTCAAAGcctctccgagattcttgccacaaaactcggagcacgcgacacatggatgcccctcttgttgctataaatagaAGGTCAGTTTCCCTCATTCGGTAGGCAATCTCTGGTtctcgcatttactctcttactttcgaatactcaatttctacggtgatctaacttaagcatcggagggtccgcgCGGGGACTTTCGCCCGCGCTCCTAACCGACTCTTTCTCTGATAGGTCATCTATTGCTCAGAAACACCTCCGGaaactcatccatcgctcagaaacgccctacgagactcacccatcgctgccacattaccccgggagactcactcatcgctcagatacgccatacgagggtcatccatcggtggtttcccattttataaattttattgttgtaatcgtgcAACAACACCTTCTTTTCTTGGGGTTGAGGGTGGGCGGGTGGGCAAGGCGGTCACAAAATCGAACCTGAGGCCAGGTCCTGGTCCCATACGTGGGGCCTAATCCTAAGTTCAAGGTCTTCCAAAATGACCAACAAGGTTAGTGATCTCCATCCTTAAAGAGATATGGAGGACCAATTAAATCATTAAGGAgagaatcaaacaaaaaaaattgtaatttcactacgaaaaacaaaacaaagtagaaatagaaacaaaaacgCCTTGATTCCAACCATTAAGGAAACAATCAAAAACTAGACAAAGATCCGAACTCTCTCCTtcccaacaaaaacaaaataaaacaaagataCAAATACGTAAGACAGGACAAGGCATGCACACCTTCAATAGCAAACCAATGGGAACCAATGTTCATAAACACAACAACAAAAGTATTATTAATCAgattgaaatagaaaataaaacacgGAGATGACCCAGAAAACATTATCAAAACTGTAGAAGAACACGAAATATGGGGAACTCATACTCTCAAAAAGGAAGAACAAGAGAAATAAGGGGATAAGAACCAACATTTGAGGAGACAATTACAGCCATATCCTATACGTAACACGAAacattatatatctatatgttgCGTCTCTGAAAGAAGGCACAAAAAGAGTCGGCCAGACCTAAGAAAACAAGTAGTAGATCTTCTGAAATTGAACTCGGAAACAAATATCCTTCATGAAATAGAAGCCAGAGGATGCAGCTAACCGAACAGGAGATGGGAATGGTAACTTGAATTCCAGTGATGGCAGTTCGACCAATCAGAGGGTTCTATGAGATTGCGATTCGCAACAAGGGGCTGCCGCCGGCCTCTCTGTGATCGAGTTTTTCAAGTCGCCGTTGATTTAGGAGCCGTGTATATGAAGGGGACTTTCAGCGTCAAGCAAACTGGGAAGGAGGATATTCTGGTACTTCCATGATTTTGCTTTGTTTGGTAGTTCATGACTGCTAATGAAACGAGAATCTTTCCTATTTTGTTAGTTTCTTATATTGTCGTTGTTGCGTgccttattatttttattattatttttagacacATAGCACCATACCAAATCTACCTTATATTTTAGGATAAATTGGACTCTTTACCTTTGAAGTTTAACAAaaactttttaacttttataatCACAAATCCATTACCTCTCTGTTGTAAAAaatggtaattaattttttcaaatctcaaaaatattttcattcaaaaaattaaaaaaaaaaaatctatattttcattcaaaaaattaaaaaaaaatcttaaaagaaataagaCAATCATTGTCAATAGCTATCACTACCATGGCCACTAATTAAGATAGAAGAACCcatcaactttttttttaaggagGCTTTATTCAAATCACAACTAAACTAAATTCTTCTAAATCAAATCCAAAAGTTGACTTATACTTAGATAAATAGAGAAATAATAGATTAATAGTTAGTTGTTATAGTATTAGTCGTGCATTATTGTTATtgtcattatcattattattattttaaaatattgatcACAAACACCTGTATACACTCACTTTCATTGTTAGAAAAACCCAAACAACAATGGTCTATAGAGAAATCCCTTTCTAAAATCCCAATTGGACCCTATTCTCTTGACCCTTGCAAAATGGAGAACTTTTGTGTATTTTGGAGTCACTGCACACTGTTGGGAAAAACCTCGCACACAGAGCACTGGTTAGTCCACCTAACAAGCGAAAGCAAGCacaaagctatatatataaacagcaaAATCAAAAGGATTAGAACAATACTTCCCTTGGTTGAAGGATAAGGATTCCAAGGCTCAGTCGTCCAATACCACACAAGGTAACACCAAGGATCGGATTCCAAACTGAAGCTAAACACCCAGCCCAAAACCCCTTTCGGTGAGATACCCGGAAAACCTAACTGATGAACCCACAAAAGGCAAAGCTCACAAAGAACGAAGGCAACACTCGGCTCCTCTCTTCCTGTCTCTCTTGCTCTCTGTTTTTCCCACACTTAAACCCTAGATAACAACGAGTATATATAGCCATCAAACCAGCAAAAAATCCGCCTGAAAGAGGGATAACAAAACCTGGATTATAGGATGGATAATACTCAAAGGATGACGACGAAAACACGGAGCAATCTGAAATCGCCATAACAGATGGATAGGGTTTCGAATCGCAACAGGAAAGGGGATAAGAGAGAATCGGCCGAACGAGCAAAGGGGAGAGAGAGCAGATTAGGTCAACCAACAGCTTATATATGGGCGTCTCACTGAGGCTTTGGGCTGGGCCAAAATATGGCCTGAGCTGCTTGGGCCAGGCTTGGCCCAAACCCCCTCAAATAAGGCCACATAGCTTCTTTTGGGCCATCTCCTTTTTGGGCTGCCATTTGTGTGGATTGGACATTTGGTTTGCTATCAATCCTGGGCCCTAAGGCCTATGATAGATTAGCCCACATCATAGCCTTGGGCTTAGTTAGGGAGAAAAAACCAacattcaattatttttccttcaCAAATCATGTGTAGTAAGTATGCATAAAACCCTTGTATGGGCTCCCCTATGGAAATTTAAACCCTTGTCGAAGTCAAGGCTAACTTTAGTTCTTTGACTCATAAAAAttgctattttcttatattAGAACTGCCCTAATAATTTGTATAACAATTCATTCCTATAAATCAATCAGTGGCAAACAAAATTAGCGTGAGATTTTAGTTATTCTTGGCAGTTATTTGTTCATATCCTCGGCGAAAATGATACATATGTGTTTTTTGTCTGTTTCTAAATTATTCATTCATCTAATTTACATTACATGAATTTGGCATTAATCAAATAGTGTCTTCCCCAGAAGATATATCATCAAGACTGGAAGCAGACCTGACATGAATGTCAGGTGGCTTGCTCTTTAGCCCAATTTTCTAGACCTGCAATACTGGCCAACTTGCTGAGAGTCATTTGGAACGTCTCCAAGTGCTGAAGGGGGTGGCTGGGGCTCTCTCCAATGGCATATACAGAGGCTTACAGAGGATGCTGATTTACTCCAGCTACCTATCCATCAATCATCAGTACTACTAGACTGCTTTTCAAGAGTTGGAGGAGGATCGTATTTGTATATAACATTCTCCTTGATTTTCTATAAAGAGGCTGAGgctgtttccacaacttgaagATATGACCTTCGGATTACAAACGAGAAACCTTATCATTGTGACCAAAATGCACCCCGACGTTAGTGATTTTACaatgagaaaaattataatGACAATTTTCATGTTCTGTTGGTATTTGTTTAACTTACTATTCAGAGACCCTGCATTTAAATGGTGATGGTATTATTGACAGCACCTTGTTGATTGCCTCATTCCTTTATCTGCCAAAGTCTCATGTGTGATGCCAAAAGCCATAGTCGGGTGTAATGAGAGAAGTGTTAAAGCCACCGGCATAATTGGCAAGGAGTACCTGGTCAGGCTCCAAACTGAGTATCAGGGGCTCAAACTTCTCTTCTTAtctagaattaaaaaaaaaaaaaaaaaaaaaaactaaaagcaTACCATTGAAACTATAGAATTATACCTCCAATCTTCTTTCAACAGGATGACCAAAAAAAATCTATGATGAAACCAGAACTTCCTGAAAACCTGGCTGAATGTGTAACCTGAAGATCATATCATCATTTAACCAACTGTTGTTCAACCATGAAGCTAATATTTTGAAGGAATATAACCAGCATCCAGCATCTGCAACCAGAGTTCCTCTAGGATTGAGTATATCTTGTTTGTTTCGGGATGTAAACTATCTTCTGCCAAGAAAACATGGATACAGTCTTTAACTTCAATCCAACTTTGACCAGGAACTTTCTTGACATTCCTTTGCTTCATCAAGGTCCGGATTTTAGCAACATCTTTCCAATTGTTCTCAGAAGCATGTATATTGCAAAGTAGCACATGAGCAGCAGAATTAGAGGGatcaattttgagaatattttcaGCAGCTCGTTTTCCAACCTCAACATTATTATGCTTCTTACAAGCAGCTAGCAGTATCTTCCACATTACCACATCAGGATCAAATGGTACTTGATTGACAAAAGCTTCTGCTTCATTTAAATGTCCAGCACGAGCAAGCAAGTCAACAACACAAGAACAGTGCTCTCTTGTAGGTAAAACTCCATGATCCTTTTCCATAGCACTATAAAGCTGCAGACCTTCTTCTACCAATCCAACATAACTGCAAGCAGTTAGAGCCCCAACAAATGTAACTTGATTTGGCTTGAGACCTGAACTTATCATTTTCTTAAAGAGTTTAAGAGCTTCCTCTCCATATCCAAACTGAGCATAACCCACAATCAAACTACTCCAGGAGGCAACATCGAGGCTTCCATTGGAATCAAAGAGCTTCTGAGAACTCCCTAGAGAGCCACACTTCATGTACATGTCAATTAATCCATTTGCAACTGAGATATTGAGGCAGAGCCCAGTTTTTCTGGCAAGGCAGTGAACTTGATCCCCCATTTCTAGAGAGGCTATTTCACCACAAGCTCCCAGTACACCAACTAAAGTAATATAATCGGGGTTATTTTGAGATAAAAGCATCATTTTCAATAATGGGAAAACTTCCCCAGGCTGGTTGTACTGCATGCATGCAGTAAGAATAGTATTCCAGGAAACTAAATCTGCATGGGTCCTTACTTCATTGAACATTTTAAATGTAACACGAAGGCTTGAACACTTAGCATACATTGAAAGTAAAGTGTTACACACTGTTATATCTAAATCAAAACCCAGTTTAACAACATAGGAGTGTATCTGCAAACCTTGAGTTAAGGTAACTTGGCTTGTGCAAGCACAAAGCAGGGAGCGAACTGTGATATCATCTGGGTTTAACCCCAGGTATCTCATCCGAGAAAAAAACAACAGTGCTTCTTCAGTGTCACCACCATATGCAAACCCTGCAATAATTGTATTCCAAGACACCATATCAGGTCTCTCTATCTGAAAGAATGCTGTTTTCGCAGAGTCCAGGAGACCACATTTTGCGTACATATCACTGAGTGAGCTAACAGCATAGGTGTCACCCCCTAGCCCAAATTTTATACTCATCCCGTGTATCTGTCTCCCAGATTCTGGTTGTAGGAGACTGCCACAAGCATGAAAAGCACTGCCAAAAGCGAATTCATTTGGCTGGTAAGCACCTTGAGAGAGTAGTTTTTTGAAATGGTTCAAAGCTTCTGATTCATAACCGAGTTGTGAAAATCCTGCAATTATTGAACTCCATGAAATTAGGTCCTTTTCTGTAATACGAGAAAATACATCCAATGCACTATCAATTTGACCATATC is a window encoding:
- the LOC127789190 gene encoding metal tolerance protein 1-like isoform X1, whose protein sequence is MAVIVSSNMEPQNSKYHGHRIEVSADMPAVEKGYGGNKVCREVACGFSDAKASSQDAKERSASMRKLWIAVVMCIIFMSVEVAGGIKANSLAILTDAAHLLSDVAAFAISLFSLWASGWEATPRQSYGFFRIEILGTLVSIQIIWLLTGILGYEAIARLISGTGEVKGLLMFVVSAFGLVVNVIMAFVLGPDHSHGRGHGHGHDHGHSGQDHGKGAHRDHDHEETGHNIHSQTVNIDIHHHDEGHSKQHMEHHHILREADLSQPLIDSSVRENTERNINVQGAYLHVIGDSIQSVGVMIGGAIIWYKPQWKFIDLICTLIFSVIVLYTTIRMLRNILEVLMESTPREIDARQLEKGLCEMEEVVAIHELHIWAITVGKVLLACHVKIKLDADADMVLDKVVDYIRREYNISHVTIQIERE
- the LOC127788458 gene encoding pentatricopeptide repeat-containing protein At3g53360, mitochondrial isoform X1, which encodes MMSSLRPHLQFTINNVKSVVQPTFFPNYFKTEQSSNDYISSLCRQNVFKQALEAFDFLQKHTNCIVRPSTYAHLVSACSSLRSVEQGRKIHNHMLTKGCQPDMILQNHLLNMYGKCGALEDARRIFDEMPQRNVVSWTSVIAGYSQHGQEVEAIRLYFQMRQSGIPSDQFTFGSIIRACSNLSAIELGKQLHAHVIKSKFGSHLIAQNALIAMYVRYGQIDSALDVFSRITEKDLISWSSIIAGFSQLGYESEALNHFKKLLSQGAYQPNEFAFGSAFHACGSLLQPESGRQIHGMSIKFGLGGDTYAVSSLSDMYAKCGLLDSAKTAFFQIERPDMVSWNTIIAGFAYGGDTEEALLFFSRMRYLGLNPDDITVRSLLCACTSQVTLTQGLQIHSYVVKLGFDLDITVCNTLLSMYAKCSSLRVTFKMFNEVRTHADLVSWNTILTACMQYNQPGEVFPLLKMMLLSQNNPDYITLVGVLGACGEIASLEMGDQVHCLARKTGLCLNISVANGLIDMYMKCGSLGSSQKLFDSNGSLDVASWSSLIVGYAQFGYGEEALKLFKKMISSGLKPNQVTFVGALTACSYVGLVEEGLQLYSAMEKDHGVLPTREHCSCVVDLLARAGHLNEAEAFVNQVPFDPDVVMWKILLAACKKHNNVEVGKRAAENILKIDPSNSAAHVLLCNIHASENNWKDVAKIRTLMKQRNVKKVPGQSWIEVKDCIHVFLAEDSLHPETNKIYSILEELWLQMLDAGYIPSKY
- the LOC127789190 gene encoding metal tolerance protein 1-like isoform X2 encodes the protein MEPQNSKYHGHRIEVSADMPAVEKGYGGNKVCREVACGFSDAKASSQDAKERSASMRKLWIAVVMCIIFMSVEVAGGIKANSLAILTDAAHLLSDVAAFAISLFSLWASGWEATPRQSYGFFRIEILGTLVSIQIIWLLTGILGYEAIARLISGTGEVKGLLMFVVSAFGLVVNVIMAFVLGPDHSHGRGHGHGHDHGHSGQDHGKGAHRDHDHEETGHNIHSQTVNIDIHHHDEGHSKQHMEHHHILREADLSQPLIDSSVRENTERNINVQGAYLHVIGDSIQSVGVMIGGAIIWYKPQWKFIDLICTLIFSVIVLYTTIRMLRNILEVLMESTPREIDARQLEKGLCEMEEVVAIHELHIWAITVGKVLLACHVKIKLDADADMVLDKVVDYIRREYNISHVTIQIERE
- the LOC127788458 gene encoding pentatricopeptide repeat-containing protein At3g53360, mitochondrial isoform X2, whose protein sequence is MLTKGCQPDMILQNHLLNMYGKCGALEDARRIFDEMPQRNVVSWTSVIAGYSQHGQEVEAIRLYFQMRQSGIPSDQFTFGSIIRACSNLSAIELGKQLHAHVIKSKFGSHLIAQNALIAMYVRYGQIDSALDVFSRITEKDLISWSSIIAGFSQLGYESEALNHFKKLLSQGAYQPNEFAFGSAFHACGSLLQPESGRQIHGMSIKFGLGGDTYAVSSLSDMYAKCGLLDSAKTAFFQIERPDMVSWNTIIAGFAYGGDTEEALLFFSRMRYLGLNPDDITVRSLLCACTSQVTLTQGLQIHSYVVKLGFDLDITVCNTLLSMYAKCSSLRVTFKMFNEVRTHADLVSWNTILTACMQYNQPGEVFPLLKMMLLSQNNPDYITLVGVLGACGEIASLEMGDQVHCLARKTGLCLNISVANGLIDMYMKCGSLGSSQKLFDSNGSLDVASWSSLIVGYAQFGYGEEALKLFKKMISSGLKPNQVTFVGALTACSYVGLVEEGLQLYSAMEKDHGVLPTREHCSCVVDLLARAGHLNEAEAFVNQVPFDPDVVMWKILLAACKKHNNVEVGKRAAENILKIDPSNSAAHVLLCNIHASENNWKDVAKIRTLMKQRNVKKVPGQSWIEVKDCIHVFLAEDSLHPETNKIYSILEELWLQMLDAGYIPSKY